Proteins encoded by one window of Streptomyces uncialis:
- a CDS encoding FHA domain-containing protein, whose translation MPTCPNGHQSGSDDWCEVCGHRMAGAVPPPPPPSAQGYGYPPPVHGGQSSGSAVQDPIQPEYCPQCHTPRESGAPFCEECRWNFLTNTATSYTPAAPRPPGGGPGPGPAPSHFPPPAGGPPGGPPQASGHDPFGYQGSRPSQVNRPAEPIPPFGGPPGGPPPPPQGGPGAPSAFQQQSGPPAPPAYPGSFPDAGPRQGPPPPPPPGQGFGNGNGDDWVIPPPSGSQHGQHGPGSQHGHGGQHGQGGPGGQGPGGGDHLPYTQPGPGSYQQPANWSATIGPDRDYFLAMMQRSGPEAAGLNLPAYSPEQQRPLIGNQITIGRRRHSTGEVPDIDLSVPPEDPGVSHQHAKLVQQPDGGWAIVDQNSTNGTTVNGSDEPIQPFAPVPLQDGDRVHVGAWTTITIHRG comes from the coding sequence ATGCCGACCTGCCCGAACGGACACCAATCGGGTTCGGACGACTGGTGCGAGGTCTGCGGTCACCGCATGGCCGGTGCCGTGCCGCCGCCACCGCCGCCGTCCGCCCAGGGGTACGGCTACCCGCCGCCCGTGCACGGCGGGCAGTCGTCGGGGAGCGCGGTACAGGACCCCATACAGCCCGAGTACTGCCCGCAGTGCCACACCCCCCGGGAGAGCGGGGCACCGTTCTGCGAGGAGTGCCGGTGGAACTTCCTCACCAACACGGCCACGTCGTACACCCCGGCCGCGCCGCGTCCGCCGGGCGGCGGTCCCGGGCCCGGCCCCGCGCCGTCGCATTTCCCGCCGCCCGCGGGAGGACCCCCTGGCGGGCCCCCGCAGGCTTCGGGGCACGACCCGTTCGGGTACCAGGGGTCCCGTCCCTCGCAGGTGAACCGGCCCGCCGAGCCGATCCCGCCGTTCGGCGGCCCCCCCGGGGGACCGCCGCCCCCGCCGCAGGGCGGTCCCGGCGCGCCGAGCGCCTTCCAGCAGCAGTCCGGTCCCCCCGCGCCGCCCGCGTACCCCGGCTCCTTCCCGGACGCCGGACCGCGGCAGGGGCCGCCGCCTCCCCCGCCCCCCGGGCAGGGCTTCGGCAACGGCAACGGTGACGACTGGGTGATCCCGCCGCCCTCGGGCTCCCAGCACGGCCAGCACGGCCCGGGGAGTCAGCACGGCCACGGCGGTCAGCACGGCCAGGGCGGACCGGGCGGCCAGGGCCCCGGTGGCGGCGATCATCTGCCGTACACCCAGCCGGGCCCCGGGAGCTATCAGCAGCCCGCGAACTGGTCGGCGACGATCGGTCCGGACCGTGACTACTTCCTGGCGATGATGCAGCGTTCCGGGCCGGAGGCGGCCGGGCTGAACCTGCCCGCGTACTCGCCGGAGCAGCAGCGTCCGCTGATCGGGAACCAGATCACCATCGGCCGGCGGCGGCACTCCACGGGCGAGGTCCCGGACATCGACCTGTCCGTGCCGCCGGAGGACCCGGGTGTCTCGCACCAGCACGCGAAGCTGGTGCAGCAGCCGGACGGCGGCTGGGCGATCGTGGACCAGAACTCCACCAACGGCACCACCGTGAACGGCTCCGACGAGCCGATCCAGCCGTTCGCCCCCGTACCGCTCCAGGACGGCGACCGGGTGCATGTCGGGGCGTGGACGACGATCACGATCCACCGCGGCTAG
- a CDS encoding serine/threonine-protein kinase, whose protein sequence is MTETTCQRPECEGLYEDMGGGELYCGTCGLAPVVAPGGSGSRGTGGTRGSRSTSTRGSRASSRTSSRSSASRRSVSGRLSRSVSGRLTARSVSVRSSGAAASATSRGRLGAGLVEVPGVPRPDPRVMVLDNPEVPERKRFCSRSDCGAPVGRSRGEREGRTEGFCTKCGHPYSFVPKLRGGDIVRGQYEVMGCLAHGGLGWIYLAIDRAVADRWVVLKGLLDTGDQDAMAAAISERRFLAEIEHANIVRIYNFVEHLDQRTGSLDGYIVMEYVGGKSLKEIANERRTPTGKRDPLPVEQACAYGIEALEALGHLHSRNLLYCDFKVDNAIQTEDQLKLIDMGAVRRTDDEESAIFGTVGYQAPEVADVGPSVASDLYTVARTLAVLTFDFQGYTNVFVDSLPDPENIEVFRTYESFYRLLVRATDPDPARRFASAQEMAEQLTGVLREVVAVQTGRPKPALSTLFGPELKVTDTVLFGTAGVEVSLLGERTSGGARGRRAVPGTPGGTALPGGPLPGGTALPGAPGPAALAAPVPSNGGPGATGAVPVAGTPGAATVPHQGGAPGTGGGPSSPAALAPGPARTGTPVLPLGATAAALALPVPHVDPHDPNAGFLAGLMATSAPAELIGALRSAPGTSLELRLRELRALLEMGEAGAGRALAALERDHADDWRVVWYRGIGSLAAGDHETAALSFDAVYDAFPGEPAPKLALGVCAEVLGQLDNAAEYYRLVWTTDPSYVSAAFGLARVRLAAGDRGGAVRALESVPESSIHYTAARVAAVRARLRGRPGAGPDEPLLDDLTAAAGQVEALEGFGLDAVRRERLSAEVLGTALDWVLSGGRGSAPAGAAGGRTALLGSELDERGLRFGLERSYRTLARLARGGEERIELVERANRFRPRTWV, encoded by the coding sequence ATGACCGAGACGACATGCCAGCGGCCCGAATGCGAGGGCCTGTACGAGGACATGGGCGGCGGTGAGCTGTACTGCGGCACCTGCGGTCTGGCCCCGGTGGTCGCGCCGGGCGGGTCCGGCAGCCGTGGCACGGGCGGCACCCGGGGTTCGCGCAGTACGTCGACCCGTGGTTCCCGGGCGTCGTCCCGTACCTCGTCGCGGTCGTCGGCGTCGCGCCGTTCGGTGTCCGGGCGGCTGTCGCGGTCGGTGTCGGGGCGGTTGACGGCCCGGTCGGTGTCGGTGCGCAGTTCCGGCGCGGCGGCGTCGGCGACGAGCCGGGGGCGGCTCGGCGCGGGCCTGGTCGAGGTGCCGGGGGTGCCGCGTCCCGATCCGCGTGTGATGGTGCTGGACAACCCGGAGGTCCCGGAGCGCAAGCGGTTCTGCTCGCGTTCGGACTGCGGGGCGCCGGTGGGCCGTTCGCGCGGCGAGCGGGAGGGACGTACGGAGGGGTTCTGCACCAAGTGCGGCCATCCGTACTCGTTCGTGCCGAAGCTGCGCGGCGGGGACATCGTGCGCGGGCAGTACGAGGTGATGGGCTGTCTGGCGCACGGCGGGCTCGGCTGGATCTATCTGGCGATAGACCGCGCGGTGGCGGACCGCTGGGTGGTGCTGAAGGGTCTGCTGGACACGGGTGACCAGGACGCGATGGCGGCGGCGATATCGGAGCGCAGGTTCCTCGCCGAGATCGAGCACGCGAACATCGTCCGGATCTACAACTTCGTCGAGCATCTCGACCAGCGCACCGGCTCGCTGGACGGGTACATCGTCATGGAGTACGTCGGCGGCAAGTCGCTGAAGGAGATCGCCAACGAGCGGCGGACCCCCACCGGCAAGCGCGACCCGCTGCCGGTGGAGCAGGCGTGCGCGTACGGCATCGAGGCGCTGGAGGCGCTCGGGCATCTGCACAGCCGCAATCTGCTGTACTGCGACTTCAAGGTCGACAACGCCATCCAGACCGAGGACCAGCTGAAGCTGATCGACATGGGCGCGGTACGGCGTACCGACGACGAGGAGTCGGCCATCTTCGGGACGGTGGGGTACCAGGCCCCGGAGGTCGCGGACGTGGGTCCGTCGGTGGCGTCGGACCTGTACACGGTGGCGCGGACGCTCGCGGTGCTGACGTTCGACTTCCAGGGCTACACGAATGTGTTCGTGGACTCCCTGCCCGATCCGGAGAACATCGAGGTCTTCCGGACGTACGAGTCGTTCTACCGGCTGCTGGTACGGGCCACCGACCCGGACCCGGCGCGCCGGTTCGCGTCCGCGCAGGAGATGGCGGAGCAGCTGACGGGTGTGCTGCGGGAGGTCGTCGCCGTCCAGACGGGCCGCCCCAAGCCCGCGCTGTCCACGCTGTTCGGCCCGGAGCTGAAGGTCACGGACACCGTGCTGTTCGGGACGGCCGGGGTGGAGGTGTCGCTGCTGGGCGAGCGGACCTCGGGCGGAGCGCGCGGCCGGAGGGCCGTCCCCGGCACACCCGGCGGTACGGCGCTGCCCGGCGGCCCGTTGCCCGGCGGTACGGCGCTGCCCGGCGCACCCGGGCCCGCCGCCCTGGCCGCCCCCGTACCGTCGAACGGCGGACCCGGCGCCACGGGAGCCGTCCCGGTCGCCGGTACCCCCGGCGCGGCCACCGTCCCGCATCAGGGCGGGGCGCCCGGGACCGGCGGCGGGCCGTCCTCCCCCGCCGCCCTCGCCCCCGGCCCGGCGCGAACCGGCACGCCGGTTCTTCCGCTGGGGGCGACCGCGGCGGCGCTGGCGCTGCCCGTGCCGCATGTCGACCCGCACGACCCCAACGCCGGTTTCCTCGCCGGTCTGATGGCGACCTCGGCGCCCGCCGAGCTGATCGGCGCGCTGCGATCCGCGCCGGGGACGTCGCTGGAGCTGCGGCTGCGGGAGCTGCGGGCCCTGCTGGAGATGGGCGAGGCGGGGGCCGGGCGGGCGCTGGCCGCGCTGGAGCGGGACCACGCCGACGACTGGCGGGTCGTCTGGTACCGGGGTATCGGCTCGCTCGCGGCGGGCGACCACGAGACGGCGGCGCTGTCCTTCGACGCGGTGTACGACGCGTTCCCCGGCGAGCCCGCGCCCAAGCTGGCGCTCGGGGTGTGCGCGGAGGTGCTGGGTCAGCTGGACAACGCCGCCGAGTACTACCGGCTGGTGTGGACGACCGACCCGAGCTATGTCTCGGCGGCGTTCGGGCTGGCCCGGGTGCGGCTCGCGGCGGGTGACCGGGGGGGCGCCGTCCGGGCGCTGGAGTCGGTGCCGGAGTCCTCGATCCACTACACGGCGGCCCGGGTGGCGGCGGTCCGCGCCCGGCTGCGGGGGCGCCCCGGCGCGGGGCCGGACGAGCCGCTGCTGGACGATCTGACGGCCGCGGCGGGCCAGGTGGAGGCGCTGGAGGGCTTCGGTCTCGACGCGGTCCGGCGGGAGCGGCTGTCGGCCGAGGTACTGGGCACGGCGCTGGACTGGGTACTCTCCGGTGGCCGGGGGTCCGCCCCCGCGGGCGCCGCGGGTGGCCGTACCGCGCTGCTCGGCAGTGAGCTCGACGAGCGCGGGCTGCGGTTCGGGCTCGAACGGTCGTACCGCACGCTGGCGCGGCTCGCGCGGGGCGGCGAGGAGAGGATCGAACTGGTGGAACGTGCCAACCGTTTCCGCCCCCGGACATGGGTGTGA
- a CDS encoding protein phosphatase 2C domain-containing protein, which yields MSSEQPESAAGSRCPRCAEPLEPGDRFCGFCGRGVSPDGTGQEDHPTIAMQSPGAVGAVPGAPAGAVRWPTAPEVDSADTPAPVHLATDLPGTTSGGGELPPGEPASDGTGPRYRTDDPSESPTGTGDYPLPAPDPRARPAGEAPEAPEAGTPTGEDPGHEPAAQPPAGTGASPRTCVFCGVGRVALDDYCEHCGKAQPRERDHMETSLDTLAAVSDRGLRHHRNEDAYAVSPATLPDGSPAVVAIVCDGVSSASRPDEASLAASRAASARVLDLLALGTHPQAAMHEAILAASEAVNALAGDGGADQEHAAHQNAPACTLVGAIVAKDLLIIGWVGDSRAYWVPIDREGPSARLTEDDSWAAQMVAAGLMSEAEAYADERAHAITGWLGADAYELEPHTVSFKPDRPGIVVVCTDGLWNYAESADEMASVLPVDAADRPLQAARTMVGHALDGGGHDNVTVALVPFPVPGQGAGSAWGAAAERTATGGP from the coding sequence ATGTCGTCGGAGCAGCCCGAGTCGGCAGCCGGTTCCCGGTGCCCCAGGTGTGCGGAGCCGTTGGAGCCGGGTGACCGGTTCTGCGGGTTCTGCGGTCGCGGTGTGTCGCCGGACGGGACCGGCCAGGAGGACCATCCGACCATCGCGATGCAGAGCCCCGGGGCCGTGGGCGCCGTCCCGGGTGCCCCGGCGGGCGCGGTGCGGTGGCCCACCGCGCCGGAGGTGGACAGCGCGGACACCCCCGCGCCGGTGCATCTGGCGACCGATCTCCCGGGCACCACGTCCGGCGGCGGCGAACTCCCCCCGGGAGAGCCCGCGTCCGACGGCACCGGCCCGCGCTACCGCACGGACGACCCGTCCGAAAGCCCCACCGGCACCGGCGACTACCCGCTGCCCGCCCCCGACCCCCGGGCCCGTCCCGCCGGCGAGGCCCCCGAGGCACCGGAAGCGGGGACGCCCACCGGTGAGGACCCGGGGCACGAGCCCGCCGCGCAGCCGCCCGCGGGGACCGGCGCGAGCCCCCGCACCTGTGTCTTCTGCGGGGTGGGCCGAGTGGCCCTGGACGACTACTGCGAGCACTGCGGCAAGGCCCAGCCGAGGGAACGCGACCATATGGAGACGTCGTTGGACACCCTCGCGGCGGTCAGCGACCGGGGGCTGCGCCATCACCGCAACGAGGACGCGTACGCCGTCTCCCCCGCCACGCTGCCCGACGGCTCCCCGGCCGTGGTGGCGATCGTGTGCGACGGGGTGTCGTCGGCGAGCCGTCCCGACGAGGCGTCACTCGCGGCGTCCCGCGCGGCGAGCGCCCGCGTCCTCGATCTGCTGGCCCTCGGGACGCATCCGCAGGCGGCCATGCACGAGGCGATCCTGGCCGCGTCCGAGGCGGTCAACGCGCTGGCCGGGGACGGCGGCGCGGACCAGGAGCACGCCGCCCACCAGAACGCGCCCGCGTGCACCCTGGTGGGCGCGATCGTCGCCAAGGACCTGCTGATCATCGGCTGGGTCGGCGACAGCCGCGCCTACTGGGTGCCGATCGACCGCGAGGGCCCGTCGGCGCGGCTCACCGAGGACGACTCCTGGGCGGCGCAGATGGTCGCGGCGGGCCTGATGAGCGAGGCCGAGGCGTACGCCGACGAGCGCGCCCACGCCATCACGGGCTGGCTCGGCGCCGACGCGTACGAACTGGAGCCCCACACCGTGTCGTTCAAACCGGACCGGCCCGGGATCGTCGTGGTGTGCACCGACGGTCTGTGGAACTACGCCGAGTCGGCGGACGAGATGGCCTCGGTGCTGCCGGTGGACGCGGCGGACCGGCCGCTCCAGGCGGCCCGGACGATGGTCGGACACGCCCTGGACGGCGGGGGCCACGACAACGTAACAGTGGCCCTGGTTCCGTTCCCGGTCCCCGGGCAAGGGGCAGGATCGGCCTGGGGCGCGGCGGCGGAGCGGACGGCCACCGGCGGTCCGTGA
- a CDS encoding N-acetylglucosamine kinase has protein sequence MTGSVPGPPPPAGAAVLAIDAGNSKTDVAVVLADGTVAGTGRGGGFQPPKVGVEAAVDVLAVAVRAALAEAGTDSVGHVSACLANADLPVEEAQLAEALRRRGWSERGSVDVRNDTFAILRAGVTEPLGVAVVCGAGINCVGMRPDGRTARFPAIGKISGDWGGGFGLAEESLWHAARAEDGRGAPSALARTVPAHFGLDSMPALIEALHLGHIPFARWHELTPVLFATALEGDAVARSLVDRLADEVVSMAVVALGRLELLDEVVPVVLGGGVLAARHPQLDEGVRERLAARAPKAVAQVVSARPVLGAALLGLDHVRAEAEAFTRVRQHFTPGAP, from the coding sequence ATGACCGGCTCCGTGCCCGGACCGCCGCCCCCCGCCGGGGCCGCGGTGCTCGCGATCGACGCGGGCAACAGCAAGACCGACGTCGCGGTGGTCCTGGCGGACGGCACCGTCGCCGGGACCGGCCGCGGCGGCGGGTTCCAGCCGCCGAAGGTCGGGGTGGAGGCGGCGGTCGACGTCCTCGCCGTGGCGGTACGGGCCGCGCTCGCCGAGGCCGGGACCGACTCCGTCGGCCATGTGTCGGCGTGCCTCGCCAACGCGGACCTCCCGGTCGAGGAGGCCCAGCTCGCCGAGGCGCTGCGCCGCCGGGGCTGGAGCGAGCGGGGCAGTGTGGACGTCCGCAACGACACGTTCGCCATCCTGCGGGCCGGGGTCACCGAACCCCTCGGGGTGGCCGTGGTCTGCGGCGCGGGCATCAACTGCGTGGGGATGCGGCCCGACGGGCGGACCGCGCGGTTCCCCGCGATCGGCAAGATCTCCGGGGACTGGGGCGGCGGCTTCGGGCTCGCGGAGGAGTCGCTGTGGCACGCGGCGCGCGCCGAGGACGGACGGGGCGCGCCGAGCGCGCTGGCCCGTACGGTGCCGGCGCACTTCGGGCTGGACTCGATGCCCGCGCTGATCGAGGCGCTGCATCTCGGGCACATCCCCTTCGCGCGGTGGCACGAGTTGACGCCCGTGCTGTTCGCGACGGCGCTGGAGGGGGACGCGGTGGCCCGGTCCCTGGTGGACCGGCTCGCCGACGAGGTGGTGAGCATGGCCGTGGTGGCGCTGGGGCGGCTGGAGCTGCTGGACGAGGTGGTGCCCGTGGTGCTCGGGGGCGGGGTGCTGGCCGCGCGGCATCCGCAGTTGGACGAGGGGGTGCGGGAGCGGCTCGCGGCGCGGGCGCCGAAGGCGGTCGCGCAGGTGGTCTCCGCGCGGCCCGTGCTGGGCGCTGCGCTGCTGGGGCTGGACCATGTCCGGGCGGAGGCGGAGGCGTTCACACGTGTCCGCCAGCACTTCACACCTGGGGCGCCCTGA
- a CDS encoding glutamate ABC transporter substrate-binding protein codes for MRARRVSLRGWGGVAAMAVACVLTALFVLLPVTRGGGSGAPALGGTGVADVIRTKAADCKPEASSLRPSTSNAGPTVSEIRERGRLVIGVDQNSYRWGYRDPNKESGSLEGFDIDLARAIADAILPEGGTVQYRAIPTNQRIPALKDGHVDMIVRTMTITCERLKEVDFSTAYFKTGVQVFAPRTSPITGFNGTLAGKRVCSATGSTAETELKKRSFGADISVTVPNQLDCLVRLQLGEVDAVVTDSALAAGQAAQDPTVELKGKPYNTEYYGVAMKKGADDLVRRVNQVLVDYRRGDWQESYDDWLAEDLGKGGKPPEPQYRD; via the coding sequence ATGCGTGCGCGACGCGTGAGCCTGCGGGGCTGGGGCGGGGTCGCCGCGATGGCGGTGGCCTGTGTGCTGACGGCGCTCTTCGTCCTGCTGCCGGTGACCCGCGGCGGCGGGAGCGGTGCCCCCGCGCTGGGCGGCACGGGGGTGGCCGACGTCATCCGGACGAAGGCGGCGGACTGCAAGCCGGAGGCGTCGAGCCTGCGGCCCTCGACGTCGAACGCCGGGCCCACGGTGTCCGAGATCCGCGAGCGGGGCCGGCTGGTGATCGGCGTGGACCAGAACAGCTACCGCTGGGGCTACCGCGACCCGAACAAGGAGAGCGGCAGCCTTGAGGGGTTCGACATCGATCTGGCGCGGGCGATAGCCGACGCGATACTCCCCGAGGGCGGTACGGTCCAGTACCGGGCCATTCCGACGAACCAGCGGATACCCGCCCTCAAGGACGGGCATGTCGACATGATCGTGCGGACGATGACGATCACCTGCGAGCGCCTCAAGGAAGTCGACTTCTCGACGGCCTACTTCAAGACGGGGGTGCAGGTCTTCGCTCCGCGTACCTCGCCGATCACCGGCTTCAACGGCACGCTGGCCGGCAAGCGGGTCTGCTCGGCGACGGGCTCCACGGCCGAGACGGAACTCAAGAAGCGGAGCTTCGGCGCGGACATCTCGGTGACGGTGCCCAACCAGCTGGACTGCCTGGTGCGGCTCCAGCTCGGTGAGGTCGACGCGGTGGTGACCGACAGCGCGCTGGCGGCGGGTCAGGCGGCGCAGGACCCGACCGTCGAGCTGAAGGGCAAGCCGTACAACACCGAGTACTACGGCGTCGCGATGAAGAAGGGCGCGGACGATCTGGTCCGCCGGGTCAACCAGGTGCTGGTGGACTACCGGCGGGGCGACTGGCAGGAGTCGTACGACGACTGGCTGGCGGAGGACCTCGGCAAGGGCGGGAAGCCGCCCGAGCCGCAGTACCGCGACTGA
- a CDS encoding vWA domain-containing protein, translating to MANFSKPSVPRFSVEVYQNEYLPEGGREVNAIVTVTATGGGTVGQVAGGSPSYRPGQVPDAAVVIMVDCSGSMDYPATKMRGARDATAAAIDTLRDGVRFAVVAGTHVAKEVYPGGQGLAVASATTRGQAKEALRQLTSGGGTAIGTWLRLADHLLDSADVAIRHGILLTDGRNEHETPEALRSALDACAGRFTCDARGVGTDWEVKEVTAIASALLGTADIVADPSGLAADFTGMMEAAMGKEIADVGLRLWTPMGAEVKFVKQVAPKVEELTGRRTEAGPRAGDYPTGSWGDESRDYHVCVEVPAASIGQEMLAARVSLVIGEPDGTTRTLSQDLVRAVWTDDMAASTSINPQVAHYTGQAELARVIQQGLDARKSGDVDGATAKLGRAVQLASASGNADTAKLLAKVVDVVDAAAGTVRLKAKVEVADEMTLETRSTKTVRVKK from the coding sequence ATGGCCAATTTCTCGAAACCGTCCGTACCGCGGTTCTCGGTTGAGGTGTACCAGAACGAATACCTGCCGGAGGGCGGGCGTGAGGTCAACGCGATCGTGACGGTCACCGCGACCGGTGGCGGCACGGTCGGTCAGGTGGCCGGCGGGTCCCCGTCGTACCGGCCCGGGCAGGTCCCCGACGCGGCCGTGGTGATCATGGTCGACTGTTCGGGGTCGATGGACTACCCGGCGACGAAGATGCGCGGCGCCCGGGACGCGACGGCCGCCGCGATCGACACCCTGCGGGACGGGGTGCGGTTCGCTGTGGTCGCCGGGACGCATGTCGCCAAGGAGGTCTACCCGGGCGGGCAGGGCCTCGCGGTGGCGAGCGCGACGACCCGGGGTCAGGCCAAGGAGGCGCTGCGCCAGCTGACGTCCGGGGGCGGCACCGCGATCGGCACCTGGCTGCGGCTGGCCGACCATCTGCTGGATTCGGCGGACGTCGCGATCCGGCACGGCATCCTGCTCACCGACGGCCGCAACGAGCACGAGACGCCCGAGGCGCTGCGGTCCGCCCTCGACGCGTGCGCGGGCCGCTTCACCTGTGACGCCCGCGGTGTTGGTACGGACTGGGAAGTGAAAGAGGTCACAGCGATAGCCTCCGCGCTGCTCGGCACCGCGGACATCGTCGCCGATCCGTCCGGGCTCGCCGCCGACTTCACCGGGATGATGGAGGCGGCGATGGGCAAGGAGATCGCCGATGTGGGACTGCGGCTGTGGACCCCGATGGGCGCCGAGGTCAAGTTCGTGAAGCAGGTGGCGCCGAAGGTCGAGGAGCTGACCGGGCGGCGCACCGAGGCGGGTCCCCGGGCGGGCGACTACCCCACCGGTTCATGGGGCGACGAGTCCCGTGACTACCACGTATGCGTCGAGGTGCCCGCCGCCTCCATCGGTCAGGAGATGCTCGCGGCGCGGGTGTCCCTGGTGATCGGGGAGCCCGACGGGACGACGCGGACCCTCTCCCAGGACCTGGTGCGGGCGGTGTGGACGGACGACATGGCGGCGTCCACGTCGATCAATCCGCAGGTCGCGCACTACACCGGACAGGCCGAACTGGCACGCGTCATCCAGCAGGGACTGGACGCCCGCAAATCGGGCGATGTGGACGGGGCGACGGCGAAACTGGGCCGCGCGGTCCAGCTCGCGAGCGCCTCCGGGAACGCGGACACCGCCAAACTGCTCGCCAAGGTGGTGGACGTGGTCGACGCGGCTGCGGGTACTGTGCGACTGAAGGCGAAGGTCGAAGTGGCCGACGAGATGACTCTCGAAACACGGTCCACCAAGACCGTCCGCGTGAAGAAGTGA